TATTGACAGCCGACCCGGCAAACATAGAGTACATGGTGAAAACGGCGTACCACAATTTCGGCAAAGGAGATTACTTTAAAGAGATGTTTGGCGACCTGTTTGGAGATTCCATTCTTGTACAAGACGGAGAGCCCTTCAAGCAAATGAACAAGTCCATCTGTATGGCGTTCGCCCTTCCAGCCTTCCGAAACAACGCCATCACGACCTTATCGACATCGGTGAACCAAAAGCTGATTCCCCTGCTCTCTCACGCCGCCGCCAACAATATTCCCCTCGATCTGCAGGATGTGTTCCGCCGTCTTTCTTTCGACAATACGTGCTTGGTCGGGTTTGGGATTGACCCGGCTTCTCTTGCTCTGGATTTAAGCACGGTTCCGTTCTTGGATGCGTTTGATGAGGCGGTGGGGACGTTGCTTTTGAGAGTCATTGTGCCTCGCTTTTGCTggaaaatgatgaagtttttgcgcATCGGGTCGGAGGCCCGGCTTCTGTCCAGCCGGGCGATCGTTTACAAGTTTGTGGACGACCTGCTCGCCCGCCTCTCCGCCGCCGGTTATGATCTCTACGATTCTCCATGCCTGGGCGCCTTTTGGACCTACATCCAGCTTGAACGAGAAAGCGGACGGGTTTATTCCCTTGACATGATCCGTTCGTCGATGGTGAGTCTCATTATGGCGGGCAAGGACACGCTTTCCGCCGGGCTGACCTATTTCTTCTGGCTGGTGGCTCAGCACCCAGAAGTTGAAGCCAAGATTTTAGCAGAGCTCCAAGGTGTCCTCAACAAGaggagtacaaacaaggaggagtGGAGTTTCGGGTTTGAGGAAGTGAAGCAGATGGAGTATCTGCACGCCGCACTGTCGGAGAGCCTCCGGCTGTACCCTCCAATCGTTGCTGAGGGAACGCAGGCAGCCGAAGACGACGTTTTGCCGGACGGTACGCCCACGGAGAAAGGTGCGCAGGTTTATTATTCGATATACTCGTGCGGCAGGCTGGAGAGCGTGTGGGGGGAGGACTGCCTGCAGTTCAGGCCGGAAAGGTGGCTGCAGAATGAGCGGTTTGTGAGGAAGTCGGATTTCAAGTTTGCAGTATTCAACGCTGGGCCTCGGCGGTGCGCGGGACGGGAGTTTGCGTACTGGCACATGAAGTGGGCTGCCGCTTCCATTCTGATACGCTATCGCATAAAGATGGTTGATAAACATCCTGTGGTTCCCAAGTTTACGATCGTATTATCCATGAAACATGGTCTGCTTGTCACAGTTCACCCGAGGGATCGAGATCGTGTATGAAACCTACTCAAGTATCTAGCGTCTTGATGCATCTCACTCTTCTATTTGCTTTCGTCTGACAGTGTTTACATGCACCCAAATatgcttttatcttttattttatatCCGCCCTACGTATTACAGGATTTGGATCATCAATATTTGGATTTAGTCGTGTAAGATTTGTTTACAGTAACAGTTGGATCAATTTAGTAATGTTATTTATCATGGGCATAATAGAAAGTTAGATGAGCAAATCTTTTGGATCACATTTCATAGTGTTATTGTATATATTTTGTCATATGAATGGGTGACGAGGATAGAAACCTATGCATCCATTGACTTGATCTTTCACTTTTATTTATAGAAATATGTTCTGTGCGGAGGGAGGTCAATAGGCTTTTAAATGTATGTATCCCTTTAATATAATTATGTAACTATGATATTTTTTACTACTAGCATAAAGACTAGTCTAAATTAAAAAGATCAActaaatttttcttttcttttcttccttacAAAAAAATAGGATAATTTTATTTTGGAATTTAAGTTAATGCATAATAAAATAGATaatttatgttttaaattttttgtttaaatttttagaaaaggataatttggtcatatgaataaaataaaaaaatgaaattttagaagGGCTTAATCAATTTAAGAGTTGATGTTattttaacttctttttttttattaGTCTAAATTAAGAAGAATTTCAAAATTATAtccaaaattatattattttaatcttatgtttgttgttgtttttttttaaatcacacatAGTTTTATCCTCCTTTATTCATTTCCATTTATATTGCcacaaatttgtcttttgtttgCATAAGTGTTTTTTACAATCATGGACATGTCCTCTATTTTTATTCATCTTGACTATTTCTATTGGATGCCTTCTAAGTTAGTTACCATTAGGGATTGGTTGTGCTAGAGTGTGCATGTGTTTAACATTCACATTACATAAATAGATTTGATAAATTGGAATATATCCTCGTAGAAGTGAAAATATGCCTAGGATAATTTATAAGAAATGTGCAATATAAATAAAGACAATTCACATAATATAacgaaataaatagaaaataatttttattaaatttgcaATGTCACTTGAAGGGGGCAACCTCTCAATTGGAGAATTGCCCTTAATTACAATATTCAATAGGATTTATGAGTAGGAAGTCATTACAAAATATAGAGTTTAACTAAATACAAATGCTAGGTCATCCCATGCACATGTTAGCATAGCATTTTAATTATTACATTGTTTAATAGTAAGTAGATGATTATGTAGTTATAGTTGATTATTTAATTCCATGCAATTACAATTCTTACAAATGCATATCTCGTTTGTATAAAATAAGTTTTCTTCTCATCAAATAATCATCAAGCATTTTAAATTTATCATTTTGTTATCAGATTAGTTCTCTTTCTTATGGTTGCAAAGAATGATTATTTATTTGTAGAAATCCAATTCTAGCATTGAAGCAAATAATAAGGGTGTATTTATAGAATATAGGTGCATGCGGAAACTGAAGGACATGGGGCTACGATAAAAGTGTTCAACATTGTTCTAGAGGCATCAAGGAGGCATGTAACATGTGTTGAGGAGGCATAAGAAGCCAAAGAAAAAAATTTCACTCATACATTGCCTACAAAAATAGCATGAAATAGCACACTATACATAGCTTGTTGAAGTCAATGTAGCAACAAGGAGATGGATGGAATGAAAGTGTAAAATCTTGTGAAAGTCACTCAAGGAGAAGAAGGTATTTAATGGCATTGAGAAAATAATTTCAAGGGTGTGATGATATTTGCATAGCAGAAGGAGGCATCTAGAAAAGATTGTTGTACTCTATTTTTCAAGGTGCCCTCCCAAGAGTAATAGTTAGTAGATATTTATTGTGTTAGGTGATCCTAGAGTAGTGTTGTGAGAAACCATGAAAATGAGACATGACTAAGAGGTCAAGATGAATTTATAGAGAACTAGCTTCTATATTGCCTCTACTTGATACTCTCCAAAATATGAAAAATCTTTAACTTTATGAGTTTCTTATGCAAGGACTACTAGAGTACTTCTTGTTTGATGTGTGATGTCAAGTAAAGAAGATTGGTGCCAACATCGAGGAAGGTTATGAATTATGTATGATGAATGCAAGGTAAAACAccaacacaagaatcaccatctCACTGTAAGCTTTGTATGGGGCTCTAAAAGATAACATGGATAAGTTAGATTCTAACATGACCAATATTATTAGTAATGAGACCAACATTATTTTGATTAGATAAAATCAGGAGAGGCCTAAACCATTACATAACAGCCTACCTAGATGGTAGAGTGGGGTTTCATGAGGGGTAAAACAACTAAAAGACAAGTTTTTACATAAAAGTTAAGAATCGGCTAGAAACAAGGGTCCTAGCCCTAGAAACAAACTACTACTTCAACACAaatgaaagaggatgagaagagaTACGAGAACCTTTCATTTTTCTATTGAGAATCATCCAAGCAATGTAATCCTCCAAACTCCCACCAGGAGGTGGAAGAAGAGGAGGTCTGTCCGTAGGAAGACCAATAGTCATTAAAAGGGGAGAAGAATAAGAGGGAGAGAGGTGGCAAACAACAGTTGAAGAGGGAGCGATAATTAGAGGAGAAATAAGAATAGAGCAACcaaaagaagaaataatagaagGAACCATAGAAGGGACATCAAGTTCCCAATAGGGCACTCCTCAGAATCCTAAGAAGATGTATCCACTAAAAGGGCCAAATCCTCCACTATCAAGTTTTTCTTAGAAGCATTCTTCAACCAAGTAGCAGGCCTTTTTTGATGACGTAAAGAGCAAGCCAAATCCAGATGTCTATTAGCAAACCAACGGTGATAGTGAAAAGTGATATCCTCATAATCCACAGGTTGATACCAAGGTTGGTTCCCCCACCATCAAAACCACCTCACCATGAAGGGGAAAGGAGAGATCAACATCCACCAAAAAATGAGCATAGGTAGAGAGCCTCATACAAGTAGACTCAACAACCCTCAAGAACTATCCAATAGAGTTACCTATGGCTTCATAGAAAGTCATTTTCCAAAAATggagaggaagatttagaagacaCACCCAAATAGGACATACATTCAAAGGTTCAAAAAGGGGGTTGAAGGTAGAAGACCAAACCTAAAGAGAAAGAGGATAATCATCCCAATCCCAAACTCTAAACAAAACTAGATTCCTCTCctccaagaaagaaaatgaagcaaTGAAGAATCCTTTAGCACAAGAGTAAAGTTTAATCTTGCCCACCCCAAGGGGCTACCAATATTTCACAACCCAAGCATGGAGATCTTAAAGAGAAGGTCAAAAACCAAAAAATCTACAAATTAGAGCACCCCTCTAGTAGAACTCAATATTTTTCTTAATGCCCCACCCACAAACCATCACAAGAGGGATATTAGAGTAAGGAAGATGACTAGGGACACTTCAAAGAGGAGCACCAAAGAAATGGGAAATTTGAGAAAAAATGTTGGCAGCCCTACTAGGAGCCTAAGGACCAGAAGAAGTAGAACCAGGGATAGCTCCATCAGCCCCAAAACCTACATTGACACGACCAACAACACCATCCTCGCCTATAGTAGAAGCCTAGGTAGTCAAATATTTGACAAAAGTTGCGACAACAACACCTACAGAAACACCTATGTGGGAAAGGGCAGGAACCCCTTAGTGCTCCCAGATTTGGGGTCCAAAGAAGAGACTGCAACATGAGCAAAATCCCCACACATAGGAACAGGAGAAGTCATTGGAGTAGGGAAATTGTGAGCACAGAGCAATTCAAAAGAAAGATCCATCGCACATGGGAATATTTTTTAAAATGAGAACAACATTGTTACTTCTCTATCTTCCCTTATATCTCTCACCAAATATGTTATGAGAAGCTCTACAAACAATATGATGATTTTccaatcaaaaattgaaaaaattaagaaACCAATTTAGTCTCCACATTCATGAAAACCACAAAAGAAAAACTACTCTAGATtagcaacaaatgcaaataaaaaatGGACACTACATCCACTTTAGAAAAAATGACATTAATGATAAATGAGCTAGATGCTATGAGAAGTCTCAAGGACCTGAATACTATAGAATATGGCAATTAGTTTGTCTCTTTTCTTAGTTTCCTTTTACTATTTATTATTAGAATTTAAATCAAGGTTATAATAATTTttgtataaatttaatttaaatacaataagtttataataataattaacaatTATGTCTATGAGTGATTTAACTATTTACAATTAGAATTAGGATTAGCACTATGAATATTATTATTAAATCCAAATAAAATTAGACTTATAATTAAGATTATGGTTGCAAGTGGGATAGATTTAAGGTAACTATAGGGTTAGAATgaaattagggttataattattttTTACAATTACAATTAGGTTTATGGTTACAATTAAGGTTATAATTACAATTATGACTAGTGTTAGGATTGAAGTTTTAGTAGGATTAGGGTTGGGCTAGATTAAAATTTggattacatttacaacattagagttagggttagaattagagttAGTATTAGAATTAGCATTATGATTACAATTAGAGAAAAAATTATAATTAGAGTACAATTGGAACTAGGGTTAGGATGAAGGTTATTTAGCATTAGACAAGGCAATGATGGAGTTTAGGGCTAGAAATAGAGTTAGTGTTAGAACTAGTTGTAGAGTAAGAAGTAAATTTAGAAACACAAATACAATTAAGGTTTAGTTGTAGTGTTaagaataatattaattatttatttaatatcttaTGATATAAAATatgattatattaaaaataaatttttattaaattaaaaaattaaaaataaatttattaatgatattacaaataatttatattttgaaaatatacaattaaaaaaaactattcttataattattatatttataaataaatataaaattaataaaaataaaaatatttaatactaAAACATATTCTATTATTTGTTATTAAATAGTCTTTATgtagagaaaataaaaaatgtaagttaattaaaaataaaacataaacataaaaaaaattaaacaaatgcaAGAACAGATTAATATACGCTAAATTCATACTTAACTAAATTTAACAAACATGTTTCTTTCGCATACATTAATACTTTGAGGTAATTACATGTTTCTTTCGCATACATTAATACTCCGAGTTAATTACATGTGTATGCATGCTTAGATTAAAATGAAGATAAAAAATAGAGTAACGAAAGCTTTTTGACACATAATTTTCCGCACGCATGTCCGACGGTTTGACAATTATTATCTGCACGCATGTCTAACGATTTTCTACAGCAAATGCAATGCAGAAATGGGGTTGCAATTTTGGGGAAACAGTGTTGAATTTTGAGGGGGCCACACTAAGCATCaatgcttagtgtgtgttgtttaaggctagcCCACTTTGTCACATCTTGACTATCCGTACAGGGTGGCTTCTTAGGTACCCTTAGAGACTTGTTATTAAGCCGATATGCTTTTAGTGGGGGCTTTTGCC
The nucleotide sequence above comes from Cryptomeria japonica chromosome 11, Sugi_1.0, whole genome shotgun sequence. Encoded proteins:
- the LOC131032427 gene encoding cytochrome P450 86B1, with amino-acid sequence MEKFMGRVVLSPTMGRLNEVVGNVLTPVTLSLAAIIIITLVSQRKIQGSFKGAPVWPFVGVFPSLMLNLGRLYDWYNDILAVNGGTLKFPGLFWKTTILTADPANIEYMVKTAYHNFGKGDYFKEMFGDLFGDSILVQDGEPFKQMNKSICMAFALPAFRNNAITTLSTSVNQKLIPLLSHAAANNIPLDLQDVFRRLSFDNTCLVGFGIDPASLALDLSTVPFLDAFDEAVGTLLLRVIVPRFCWKMMKFLRIGSEARLLSSRAIVYKFVDDLLARLSAAGYDLYDSPCLGAFWTYIQLERESGRVYSLDMIRSSMVSLIMAGKDTLSAGLTYFFWLVAQHPEVEAKILAELQGVLNKRSTNKEEWSFGFEEVKQMEYLHAALSESLRLYPPIVAEGTQAAEDDVLPDGTPTEKGAQVYYSIYSCGRLESVWGEDCLQFRPERWLQNERFVRKSDFKFAVFNAGPRRCAGREFAYWHMKWAAASILIRYRIKMVDKHPVVPKFTIVLSMKHGLLVTVHPRDRDRV